The Panicum virgatum strain AP13 chromosome 3N, P.virgatum_v5, whole genome shotgun sequence genome includes the window GCTGTGGAACGAGAACGAGAGAAATGATTGATGTGAGAATGACGTAAGAGAACAGTTGAGGTTAATTTATTGTGTATGGAATCTATACATATACACGGGTCCATGGTATATATATAGGTTATGTGATATAATTCTAGCTACACTGACGTGCACCTCAGAACTCGGTGCACAGTCAGTACAACCATGGGATAAGATGATCTCCACCACGATATCAAGGGAGTATAAACTCTTGATTCGTATGGTGGAGAATGGTCGCTTTCAAGAGCAAACTTGGTCGCATAACGAAAAATTCAATGTTCTATCATTCCGTACCTGATAGGTTGGGTTGGTATCGACAAATGCAACTTTATGCATCTACTAAAAATAAGAGTGCACgtttcagaaaaagaaaaagattatACAAAACCTAATATGAGATGGAGAGCCAGGATGTCTTCTCGAAGGGGAGCCAGGGAGTACCAATGAATTTGCttaatttatttttcttatCTCTAGTTTTGCCAATCCACTATTTATCCTATGCTGGTGAAGCTTTGGTAATCTATTTTATAAGAATTGTATAAATTCTTGCTTATAGAAACTACAGCTACGTAAAGAAAGTTATCTGTGAGTAAATATATAGTTAATACAAGTCTGAAATGACGAAACTTATATGAATTTAGCTATTTGAGCAAATTTCTTACTGAGATAAGTTCCCTTTGTGGACACCCCTAATAATATTTACGCAAATATTATGTATCTATAAAACTCAAAATGTCTAATTATTTGAGACGAAGAAAGTAATATTTAAATTAAATCAATTGCTCATCGTTCCAACAATATTAAGCAATCCAATTACAGCCAGGGTAATTCGATCGCACTGCATTTGGTGGCCTGTGCATGTGCAATTCACATTTTTCTCCCTGCATTTACAAAAGGCAAAATAGGCAAAATCGTTCCTGAACTTTTGCGAAAGAGTCAAGTTCATTTCTGTACTTTTGTTTGAGTCAATTTAGTCCTCCAACTATCAAATCTGGGGTTAGTTATGTCCCTCACCCAAACTTCTGTCAACAGCATTGTTAACTCAGCAAATTGGCGATGGAAAATGACCCAATTGCCCTCCCTCCAGCGCCCCTTCCCCCaccgtaaaaaaaaaagaaataaaagaaaatgaaTGGCGATATAACCCCTCATCTGCACATGGCGATGGAATCTTTGATCAGCAGTGAGCATACATGTCTTCCCCAACATCTAGATAGATCACTGGAGAGAAACGCCACACGTGTATGACCGGTAGTGCCGTTTGTGCTTTCAGTAACTCACGGGATGTGAAAGGTGAACAATCGATCACCAATCTTCTTTTAATCTTCTTTTTTTAAGGCAGCCgttcgttttcttttttttttatggtGGGGGAAGGGGCGCTGGAGGGAGGGCAATTGGGTCATTTTGCATCGCCAATTTACTGAGTTAACAGTGCTGTTGACAGAAGTTTGGATGAGGGACATAACGGATCCAGGTTTGATAGTTGGAGGACTAAATTGGCTTAAACAAAAATACAAAGATGAATTTGATCCTTTCACAAAAGTTCAGAAACGATTTTGTCTATTTTACTTTTACAAAATAGATAAAACCACAAAAATCTCAGATCCGATCCAAACCCAACGATCAACCACTTCGCACAGTCGCAAACTCGCACGACTCTCTTCCCATTTCCCCCCCTCACCTTCCCCACACGGCTGCGCTAGCTCCCTCATCGTCTTCCCCAGCACACACACCTCCTCAGCCATGGCGGCGCCGAGCTGGAtccggctccggccgccgcgggccgccctcCTCATCCTGCTGCTCCTCGCCATCAACCTCACCTTCTCCATCGCCGCCACCTTCGAGGGCTTCGACTCCGACGACCTCCcctccgcggccggcggcctcgATGCTGACGATGACGAGGAGGGGCTCGACGGCGTCGACCTCCCGCCCCCTCCGCCCATCTCCCTCTCCACCTCCGCGCCTTCCCCTCCCGTGACGACGACTTCGGCGCCGAACCCTAACCCCGCCACGCCCACGCCTCCGAAGCCGACCCCGGCGCTCGATCTCTGGGACGAGGACGAGTTCGAGGGCATCCCCGTGCCGGAACCGATCTCCTCCGAAgactccgccgcgccggccgaggCCGCCCCTTCAGATCCctccgcggaggcggaggccgagGCTGCGCCGGCCCCGAAGAGGACCCCGGCGGAGCTCCTCCGCGCCTTCTCCGTTGAGATCGCCTGCGTCAGCTTCCTGATCTGCTTCGTGCTCAACTACTTCACGGGGAAGAAGCAGAACGAGAACATCGCGCTGGCCTGGGCCACCAAGTTCGCCACGAGGGACTCCATCTTCGACAAGAACTTCAGCCTCCTCGGCACCGGGGATGACAAGGACACGCCCCTCCTGCTCAAGGAGGGCCAGGACGTGTTCAAGTTCTACGCCAGCGGGAGGCGCTTCTGCCAGGGCATGCTCGCTACCATGGAGAtgcgcgcgcggcacgacctgCTGTCCAAGTTCGTGGAGCTGGTGTTCCCCAGGAAGGACACCATCACGTTCGAGGTGGTGATGAACGAGGACGCCATGGACCATGTGGTTCTGGCCGTTGCCAGGAAGAAGGCAGCCAAGACGATGCAGAAAGAGGAGAGGGATTTGCAAAGGTTTGCCAACGTTCTCACTTCGGCACCCGCTGGGAGGAAGTGGGTGTCGGATGAGCTTGCTGTGGTGGCTGAGTCAAAGGAGGTTGCTGGGGATATGATCACTGAGGCTGTGCTTGACCAGGTGAGACCATACCTCAGTTCAGAATTCTGGTTTTGTAGATTCATGCAAGTAAAGTTAGATACTTACAGTATGTTGCTGACTTTATCAATATTTAATGAACTAACTAGTGTAACCGTTGAATCTCTTTAGAGCTAGCGTAACTGTTGAAGTTTTGTAATTGAGATAGCATCAcaattttttagtttttttgctGTTTTATGAAATGCTGACTTTGGAATGTGGTTGATGTGCAAAAATTATGCTAGTAATAAGATTGAATCTTATAATTTTGATATGCAAAATGAGCTCAGCTTGTTACTTAGGGAAAACTGGCATCAATAGCAATTCCAGTGGTCCATGCCATTGCCCCTATCGTTCTTTACAGGTAGCATTTTGTTTCAATTGTTTGTAATAGGTGGTGAGATACTTTGAACTGATGAAATAGATTAGCCTTTGTTTATGTATGGAATTGTATAAATGTGGATCTACAGTAGCATCTGGGTAGATTTTGACTactttttattaattttgaacATGCCATTTTTTGCCCTTGAGTTTATTCATTCTGAGAAAGATTTTGCGTATGGTGTGTTTgtcttggatattttcttgctCTGTCTTCTTTTGGATATTGATGAAACCCTTGTGCCCTTATGTGAACAAGGAAATAATTGAAGTAGCTTCTGTTTTTAATGATTGAAGTAGTAGCTTCTGTTCTTAATGATTGAAATAGTTTCAGTTGTGTAATATATAATACAGTTACAAGATTACTGGTACACTGCTAATGAGATGGTTTGGTAGACTTTGGCAAGGCTCAACTTAGCTTAGCTAGAAATCTGTTTTAAGCTGAATTAGTGTGTTACTGTATTTACTGTAAAACAATAAGTATATCAGAGGACCCATGTTTGTTTTCAAACATCATTAACCTTTTACTGGCAATTTTATATTCATCTTTGGAGGTCGGACAATTAGGAGTAACTAGGACAAAAAAAGGTTGAGTGGACCAAAGAAGCCAATGCAACTGACTCACAGTTTATCTTGTATGTATTGTGCCTTACTGTGCTTCTAATGATTCTCCAGGTCCTTGGTGAGAAGGCATTTGAGAAATTTGGAAAGTGGTTCATCTCGCTTCATTTTTCAGATCAATTGGCAGGATCCTACAAGAAGGTCCTCACGTTCAAGTTTGTACTGCCAGATGCAAGCAACATGTCTGAGATGACAAGATTGGTTGCTCTTGTGCCATACTACATTGATCTGGTTGGACGTTATAAGCTCAGCTCGTATGTGAGTATCCTCTCCAACCCTTCTTAAAGTTCATGATCTTATTGTGGTTATTTACATCTAAAGTTTTCTGTCAATGCTGTTGGCAGGCTCGCTCGAAAACTGATGGAGCTAGAACAAAGGCTGCTCAGGAGGCCTTCAGGGAACTTCAGAGTGCCAGGCAGGAGGCCCTGCAAAGGAAGAAGGCCGAAAAGAAGAAACTTATGGAGGAGGCAGAAGCCAAGTTGAGCGCCGAGGCACTccgaaagaaagaagaaaaagaaagggctCGGCAGATGAAGAAGTCTGGACCCAAAGTGAAAATGCTCCGTTCTTAATAACGTCAAGAATCTATCATAGCTCGAGCTTCTGCTATTCACTCAGTTGATTAGCCTATAGTTCAGTGCCTGCTAGACTCTCATTTATGTTCCAATTTTGGGCCATCGTGTTGCCCTGTTGTGAGAATGAGCAAAAAGGATTGAGGAGAAAAGAATCCTCACAGGTGTTTCGGCTTTATGGATGCGTGCCAGAGAGATCTTAGCCCAATTTGCCCACGATAGTTCAGTCACCTTAAAAATTGGCAATGCAGCAGCCCTGTTGTAAGAAAACTAGAACTTACATGATCCGCTGTGTAGAATGTTGATAGAATTATGATATGAAGTTCAATGCTTGGGTTACATGCATTCATGTTTGAGCTAATTTACTGAAGAGCATCCGATTTATGTGTTTGATTCTTTTTTATTCTCTCCTGCTGGGAGTACAGCGGGGATGACCGTTATCTCTGGAAACTAGAAACTGATGCTGCTCGATTGCTGATTCTGCAAAATATAagatgtatatgtatgtatctGCGACTAGTCAGGTGGCACCAGTGAATGAGATTTCCCTGGAGAAGAATCCCGAATTGATGTAGAACCCTGCTGAAATTTATCTTCTTGAGTCAATTGAAAAGCCAAATGACTTTTTTTGTGGCTGGGCAAAGCAATAAAACTTGGGATCAGTACGAAGGGGTCTTTCTCTGGGATCCgcttcagcaaaaaaaaaaaagatcagtaCTATTCACATCGTTTTGCTCTTTCACGAATTATTGCCGTTGGATGCTGAAGGGACGGCGATCCGTGTTGGACGTTCCTCGGAAGTAGTTTTAAGTATGTTAGAGAATCTGATTCCCACTTGAAAACCGAGCGCAGCCCAGCCACCTCGCACCCACGCGCCACCAGCCGCAGGGCCGTATCTAGGCCCGTGCgggccgtgcgaccgcacaggcCTCTAAATTTTAGGACTTCTAAAATATAACGAGTATACTATGTATAATTGAGTTATATTTTGATCTAATACGAAGCAAACTGTAGCCTAAATATATCATAGAAGAAGAAATATGCCGCTTGACCATTGTCTTTCAATCAAATCTGCAGATCGTAGTGCAATCTTTTTCGCTTCCACTATAACCGCTCGCCAGGCACGGCACAAGTCACGTCTGCACTTCCACCTTCCGGATTTCACTGGGCACTCGCAGGCACAACAATGGTACTAGGGTCCAGTTCATAGTTTCGCACAGGGCCCtcgaatttgccggtacggccctgcCAGCCGACAGACAGCCGCTGCTTCAATggtctcctcctccctctcctccacccCGTGCTTCACAGCCTTCACCCTCCCCACCAAAACCTCCCTCAGCACAGGCTCCGTTCCATTCCCCAGGTGAGCCGTCtgaccagcaggcagcagcggtCCCTTTTGCTGCCTCTGCCAAccttcctccgccgcgccgtcgttGCTGAAGGCTGCTGATCTCTTCTATTCGCAGGGCGAAGGAGTCGCGGAAATGCGGGGCCAGGATGGCGACGGTGAGGGCGGAGGCGGTGGACACGACCATCAACCCGCGGGTGAGCGCGCTCCGCCCGTCCAAGACCATGGCCATCACCGACCAGGCCACCGCGCTGCGCCAGGCCGGCGTGCCCGTCATCGGCCTCTCCGCCGGGGAGCCCGACTTCGACACGCCGACTGTGATCACCGAGGTGAGAAATCGGGCCCTGCGTTCTCAATAAGTTCCGTAGGCGAAAGGGAAGCGGGAGCCGGGAGAGCAAAAACTAGAACAGCTGTATCCTGTATCCCTTCATGGTTTGGTAGCGCTTTGGTCTAGATTGCGGATTAGTTTAGATCTTGGTGTAATGCATGTATATCCTCCTAGAGTTGGTGAACGTTCTAGCCAGCTTAATTGTAAATACCTTAATGATGAATTCTTTCGTTGATTGAAGTAACCACATTTTCGTTTGGATCATAGCTACTCTCAATCTCAGAACAGAGCTCAGGGTAATGCATTTTGCTGACATTGTTTGTAACTGTGGGAAGTCGAGGTAAATTTTTAACTTAGTTGCTTGGGTCCAGGCTGGAATGAATGCTATCAGGGATGGCGCCACAAGACACATGCCCAATGCCGGGACTCTGGAACTGAGGAAGGCTATCTGCAAAAAGCTTCAGGGTGAGTGTGGACGGATTCCTTGTTCCCTGATTTGCTACATTGGTTAAGGAATGTTCACTTTTGGTATTCAGAGGAGAATGGATTATCCTACAGCCCCGATCAGGTGTTAGTGAGCAATGGAGCCAAGCAGTGCATTACACAAGCTATGCTTGCCGTATGCTCACCTGGTGATGAAGTAAAGCCCACATCTCTCTGCCTAGTTCTTTAGGAGCAATTTTCTTAAATACCTGCTTGTTAATCGCTTAGGCGCATATGCTTGTCTGTTGCAAATATTTAGCTACTTTGTTTGGACACATCCTTACACTTAGTTAAAACTGCAAATTCCACAACTTGCTAATTGCTACAACTTCTGAACATTGAAACTAATAATTTGAGAATTATGCTGATTCCATGTTTTACACTGCAAATATGTTTAAATGCAATTATTTATGGGTTAAtccatactccctccgtcccaaaaaataagtcattcTAGAAATTCTAGGACAActtaacaagaaggtaaaatgaccatgtttacccctatatattatccatatttggcactaattgattattacatgcacatgcactttctaaatagggtaggatgacttgttttttccGGACAAATTTTGGATCCTAGAGTGACTTGttttttaggacggagggagtatgatgCAAACACTATTATAAATATATGTGCTTATTGTTCTTGGAACTAGAATGCTCTGCATTGTGTTCTCTAAAAATATTGTCTCGCTATATTGTTGTAGGTTTTGGTACCTGCTCCATATTGGGTCAGCTACCCTGAGATGGCTAGACTGGCTGGTGCAACGCCAGTTATTCTCCCTACAAGCATATCAGATAATTACCTGCTAAGGCCAGAATCACTTGCCTCGGTGATCAATGAAAATTCAAGGATCTTGATTCTCTGCTCTCCATCTAATCCAACAGGGTCTGTTTAGCCTAAGGAGTTGCTTGAGGAGATTGCTGCTATAGTCAGGAAGCATCCTAGGCTCCTGGTTAGCACTCagatcatattatattcatgttattttaGAGTTGAGACCTTTTCATCAAAACTTCATCTTGACTACTGGTATATACCACATTATTAATGTTTCCTTCCAGGTTTTATCTGATGAGACCTATGAGCATATCATCTTTCAGCCTGCTAAACATACAAGCTTTGCTTCATTGCCTGGAATGTGGGAAAGAACATTAACTGTAAATGGCTTTTCTAAGGTAATTACCTACTTattgtttttctttatttttttctggaTCAATCAACAAGGCtgtaagaagagtgacaagtgtgacccaaaaccaatttgggttcatgcatAGAAGGTCGACCATAGAgacgattttcttaatacgacaattgatggagggATATAGGGAGTAGGACTTGCACCTGGATATGTACGGGGATGCGATGATGTTGTCCAGATATGTGATGGCGACACCACTGACTtccctattaacataggcctacatcaggggtcagcattgaccctttatttatttgttttggtgatggatgaagtcacaagggacatacaaggtgatatcccttggtgtatgctctttgctgatgatgtggtgctagttgacgagagtagggcagatATTAATAGAAAGTTAGAGCGGTGGAGACGCatgttagagtcgaaagggacAAGTGATGGCCAGAAGGATACCTTTCGGTGTTTAGGATtagtgctacaaaaggatgacaacattgatgaagatgtaagacatagaatttcagctggctggttgaaataacgtcaagcttctggcatcctctgTGATAGGAGGGTGCCACAGAAGCTAAAAtgtaagttctataggacagcgattcgcccagcgatattatacggtgctgactgttggcctacaaaaaggtgacatgtccagcaaccGAGCATAGCAGAGATGTGGATGTTGCAGTGGtgttgcgggcacacaaggagaggTAGAGttcggaacgaagttattcgggatagggtcagagtgacaccaattgaggagaaacttacccagcattggttgagatggtttggacatgtccaacggaggcctcttgtggcgccggtgcgtagtgggctTCTaaagcgggtcgataatgtaaagaggggtagaggaagACCTAAATTGACTTGGGACGAGgcagttaagagagaccttaaggattggaatatctctaaagaggtagctttggataggagcgcttggagactagctatcagcgTGCCTGAACCGTGACCTTTGTTCCTtggggtttcatctctagcctaccccaacttacttgggacaaaaggctatattgttgttgttgttgaataAACAGGGCTGTAAGGGTCCGTCTGCAGTAGCCCATGGGTCCTGAAAATTTCAGATAACAATTTAGTGGCGAATGGAACTCAATAAGTGAAGAAGCAGATCTCGTTCATTACATTCTGCTATATTCAAGACCTTATTCATGGTCCAGCTAATATTTTGAATATCTGATGACAATATGTTTTTATAGGCTTTTGCTATGACCGGTTGGAGACTTGGATATTTAGCTGCCCCTAAACATTTCGTCTCAGCCTGTGGAAAGATCCAAAGCCAGGTGGGTACTCATATCTCTTTTCTTTCACTTAGAATGATGTCCAGGTCATATTTGTTTTTCAAGAACTTGCCTGAGCAAGCACTTGTGTCCAGGCCAATATTAGCTGATCTTATACATACTCTCTGTCTTCTCATGTTCAAG containing:
- the LOC120665371 gene encoding uncharacterized protein At5g49945-like, with translation MAAPSWIRLRPPRAALLILLLLAINLTFSIAATFEGFDSDDLPSAAGGLDADDDEEGLDGVDLPPPPPISLSTSAPSPPVTTTSAPNPNPATPTPPKPTPALDLWDEDEFEGIPVPEPISSEDSAAPAEAAPSDPSAEAEAEAAPAPKRTPAELLRAFSVEIACVSFLICFVLNYFTGKKQNENIALAWATKFATRDSIFDKNFSLLGTGDDKDTPLLLKEGQDVFKFYASGRRFCQGMLATMEMRARHDLLSKFVELVFPRKDTITFEVVMNEDAMDHVVLAVARKKAAKTMQKEERDLQRFANVLTSAPAGRKWVSDELAVVAESKEVAGDMITEAVLDQVLGEKAFEKFGKWFISLHFSDQLAGSYKKVLTFKFVLPDASNMSEMTRLVALVPYYIDLVGRYKLSSYARSKTDGARTKAAQEAFRELQSARQEALQRKKAEKKKLMEEAEAKLSAEALRKKEEKERARQMKKSGPKVKMLRS